The following are encoded together in the Oscarella lobularis chromosome 10, ooOscLobu1.1, whole genome shotgun sequence genome:
- the LOC136192376 gene encoding stimulator of interferon genes protein 3-like gives MSGLRDVFANYESTLSENNGYGRLPEERRNRHIVLAVALALGAFLVFFRDSFAPLNFPRLVCVASLVIFSVAVGYLLEGLCIFGEELFHVNTRHFGKFKQSFRASLHLRDVRVLVCCLVLPLFLLAYFDAVASSLSFDLMAAFALATFSFPLVTFFLRGSVFGLHDEGDQSRNSGRGLAWAYYCGFLKYVIEVYEESLERSQWGQEKGRMKCFYVFIPKNCVISNSFAEADENIKHEGRFEIFSKTRAGVKERRYTCSMYSTQVKNKTFFFHMEYPAILKTLNDMTQDDDSLMDSDLRATEVNEFYLTLKAILENSTVCKLIPFSGDTSRDSISGILKQLVMDTVIGTDEMHAQNIGPTLTTYKYSSFVIFDSADKAFIEKHVIEPLEAKGFRLCLPSRNLIGGKDFCETVEMGVEESRHMIIAFSSTFLRNRKDDMKFIIEIAFKQEETKRNFAVPISVGSCDIPNVWAQYPTILDFFSHQSQRSKSTNRLIQALQA, from the exons ATGAGTGGTTTACGAGACGTTTTTGCTAACTACGAGTCGACCCTTAGCGAAAATAATGGATATGGAAGACTTCcagaagaaaggagaaataGGCACATTGTCTTGGCGGTTGCCTTGGCATTAGGCGCATTTCTTGTCTTCTTTCGTGACAGCTTCGCGCCACTGAACTTTCCACGTCTTGTTTGTGTTGCGAGTCTCGTCATTTTTTCGGTGGCGGTCGGGTACCTACTTGAGGGCCTGTGCATATTCGGAGAGGAACTTTTTCACGTCAATACAAGACATTTTGGGAAATTCAAGCAATCGTTCAGGGCGTCTCTGCACTTACGAGACGTGCGAGTGCTTGTTTGCTGCCTCGTTCTGCCTCTCTTTCTGTTGGCGTACTTTGACGCGGTGGCTTCGTCTCTATCGTTTGATTTGATGGCTGCTTTTGCGTTGGCCACGTTCTCTTTTCCCCTTGTCACCTTTTTCCTTAGAGGAAGTGTATTTGGCCTACACGACGAAGGTGACCAGAGTCGTAATAGTGGTCGTGGTCTTGCATGGGCCTACTATTGCGGTTTTCTAAAATATGTTATTGAAGTATATGAAGAATCATTGGAGAGGAGTCAGTGGGGCCAGGAAAAAGGGCGAATGAAGTGcttttatgtatttattccTAAAAATTGCGTCATATCCAATTCATTTGCAGAAGCTGATGAGAATATTAAGCACGAAGGCagatttgaaattttttccaaAACTCGAGCAGGTgtaaaagaaagacgataTACTTGCAGCATGTATTCTACCCAAGTCAAAAAcaaaacgttcttttttcACATGGAATATCCAGCTATACTAAAAACTCTGAATGACATGACTCAAGATGACGATTCCCTCATGGATTCTGATTTGCGCGCAACAGAAGTCAACGAGTTTTATTTAACACTCAAGGCAATACTGGAAAACTCTACTGTATGCAAATTGATTCCCTTCTCGGGTGATACATCGAGAGATTCAATTAGTGGCATTTTAAAGCAATTGGTAATGGATACTGTCATAGGCACAGATGAAATGCACGCACAAAATATTG GACCTACTTTGACGACGTACAAGTACAGCAGTTTTGTTATTTTTGATTCGGCTGACAAAGCCTTTATTGAGAAGCATGTAATCGAACCCTTAGAAGCTAAGGGTTTTCGACTGTGCTTGCCTAGTCGCAACCTAATAGGGGGAAAGGATTTTTGCGAAACCGTTGAGATGGGTGTTGAAGAAAGCCGCCACATGATCATTGCATTTAGTTCAACTTTCCTGAGAAACAGGAAAGATGACATGAAATTTATTATCGAAATCGCGTTCAaacaagaagaaacaaaacgaaattttgcaGTTCCTATTTCAGTCGGTTCGTGTGACATTCCTAACGTTTGGGCACAATATCCAACCATActagattttttttcacatCAAAGTCAGAGATCAAAATCAACGAATCGTCTAATTCAAGCGTTGCAAGCATGA
- the LOC136192371 gene encoding ubiquitin-like modifier-activating enzyme ATG7, whose product MAEFRALLFAPFSSVVDTGFWHELSRRKLDVYALDDKPKPLNGSYANRDPAGLPSRLSVDYDAFERLPSGCNCVSHGTLLNMNTPDAFKSADKSQLLNDAGKRIWESITSGDAVKNPGVLNQFLLLSFADLKKYHFLYWFAFPALCPEEPIVANEAQSLDSVLSVPQMGLLQSGWDTLCTTNDQNFFLVSYESDSDVRVAPLRDWEAFTKDHSRFFVGFSDPCTLEKNPGWPLRNYLVLLAHIWKGKFDSIDVLCYRDRTLQGVRSSSHSLVLKVKLPTLPSDGNLKCVGWEKNKKQKLGPRIVDLSSSMDPSRLAESAVDLNLKLMRWRIIPNIDLDLVAGTKCLLLGSGTLGCNVARCLMGWGVRTITLVDNSRVSYSNPVRQSLFVFDDCVEGGKPKGQAAAEALQKIFPGINASGLTLSIPMPGHSVSSAEGEMERVKKSVKKLEELIDAHDAIFLLMDTRESRWLPTVIASAKRKLVINCALGFDTFLVMRHGVRADSAEKASASGGESRIPGSDLGCYFCNDVVAPGDSTKDRTLDQQCTVSRPGMSMMAGALAVELLVSVLQHPQKGAACGDTTAREAHLEAEFESALGLVPHQIRGFLSRFYSVMPASLAFDKCTACSELILSKYLNDGFDFLLKAFNSPTFLEELTGLDRLLADTVDDEIWALSDEEDSDVN is encoded by the exons ATGGCGGAATTTCGTGCTCTTCTCTTCGCGCCGTTTTCCAGCGTCGTCGATACGGGTTTTTGGCACGAGCTATCGCGACGCAAGCTCGACGTCTACGCGCTCGACGACAAGCCGAAGCCGCTCAACGGCTCCTACGCAAATC GTGATCCAGCCGGTCTTCCAAGTCGTTTATCGGTCGACTATGACGCTTTTGAGAG GCTTCCGTCTGGTTGCAACTGCGTTTCTCACGGAACCCTGCTGAATATGAATACTCCGGACGCTTTTAAAAGTGCCGATAAAAGTCAGTTGCTGAATGACGCTGGGAAACGG ATATGGGAATCGATTACTTCGGGAGATGCGGTGAAAAATCCCGGAGTATTGAATCAGTTTCTTCTGCTCAGTTTTGCC GACTTGAAGAAATATCACTTTCTCTATTGGTTTGCCTTTCCTGCATTGTGCCCCGAGGAACCGATTGTAGCGAATGAAGCTCAAAGTCTCGATTCCGTTCTTTCCGTTCCTCAAATGGGGCTCTTGCAATCAGGCTGGGATACTTTGTGCACCACCAATG accAGAACTTCTTTTTGGTCAGCTACGAAAGTGATTCGGACGTGCGCGTCGCGCCTCTACGAGACTGGGAAGCGTTTACGAAAGATCATTCTCGG TTTTTCGTTGGATTTTCCGACCCTTGCACTCTTGAGAAGAATCCGGGATGGCCACTAAGAAACTATTTAGTTCTTTTGGCACATATCTG gaaaggaaaatttGATAGTATCGACGTTCTGTGCTACAGAGACCGAACGTTGCAGGGAGTTCGCTCTTCGAGCCACAGTCTCGTCCTGAAAGTCAAATTGCCCACGCTTCCTTCGGACGGAA ATCTCAAATGCGTCGGCTGGGAAAAGAACAAGAAGCAGAAACTGGGTCCTCGCATAGTCGATCTCAGTTCATCCATGGATCCGTCCAG ACTAGCCGAATCGGCCGTAGATTTGAACTTGAAACTGATGCGCTGGCGAATCATACCCAATATCGATCTAGATCTCGTAGCGGGGACCAAGTGTCTTTTGCTGGGCTCGGGAACTCTCGGCTGCAACGTCGCGCGATGTCTGATG GGCTGGGGTGTCAGAACGATAACTCTCGTTGATAATAGCCGCGTTTCGTACTCCAATCCCGTTCGACAAAGTCTTTTTGTATTCGACGATTGCGTGGAAGGTGGGAAGCCGAAGGGACAGGCGGCGGCCGAGGCTCTTCAGAAGATCTTTCCCGGAATT AATGCATCTGGTCTCACGCTGTCTATTCCAATGCCGGGGCATTCTGTTAGCTCGGCCG AGGGAGAAATGGAGAGGGTGAAAAAGTCGGTCAAGAAGCTGGAAGAACTGATCGACGCTCACGATGCTATATTCTTACTGATGGACACGAGAGAAAGCCGATGGCTCCCAACCGTTATTGCATCAGCAAAAAGAAAG TTGGTTATCAATTGTGCTCTCGGCTTTGACACGTTTCTTGTCATGCGTCACGGCGTTCGAGCGGATTCGGCTGAGAAGGCAAGCGCGAGTGGCGGCGAATCGAGAATACCGGGCTCGGACTTGGGCTGCTATTTCTGCAATGACGTGGTCGCCCCAGGAGAC TCGACGAAAGACCGTACATTGGATCAACAATGCACTGTCTCCAGACCCGGCATGTCTATGATGGCCGGAGCACTGGCAGTCGAATTGCTCGTGTCGGTGCTGCAGCATCCGCAAAAGGGTGCGGCCTGTGGGGACACGACTGCCAGAGAAGCTCATTTGGAGGCCGAATTTGAGTCAGCTTTGGGCTTGGTTCCCCATCAG ATTCGAGGATTTTTGTCACGGTTTTACTCTGTGATGCCAGCGAGTCTTGCTTTTGATAAATGCACCGCCTGCTCGGAACTG ATCTTGTCGAAGTATCTCAACGACGGATTCGACTTTTTGCTGAAAGCTTTCAATTCTCCGACTTTTTTGGAAGAATTGACGGGGCTCGACAGGCTGCTTGCTGACACGGTTGATGACGAG ATATGGGCTCTAAGTGACGAGGAAGACAGTGATGTCAACTGA
- the LOC136192193 gene encoding heterogeneous nuclear ribonucleoprotein K homolog, protein MSYQPPQPDAHPSTDRPPALLDQVPQGGPVAPLRQDLRDVNVSTSHNPLPLPQPQPHQQPPATLSPLQQRPPPRNFGDKQSRWGPPGDRRRPHGGGGGPPPKRREEFRYPQSGEVYLRFLINSRDGGGIIGKGGQNIKRMREQYKAHVNLPDSYGAPERILTVAHNESKVVLDIMGEIIPKLEMPDRRDGTGKHEVQLLVPQDQVGSVIGRAGFRINELREKTGAFIKVFSDPMPGSTERLVNLQGALPQIIAGIQRIILILQESPARVETMYYQPGVIMDGPAPYPEYFDYDYPPPHMPPPHHHHGPDMGGPPPLPPHHHHHHHQFAPPPPPGPPLHGRAPFDDHLYRDQPPHDGPPGMPPHRKPPGGAHGMPPPMPRQAYSGFGPDFVPTGPGVTTQQVTIPNELAGAIIGRGGERIRQTRQQSNCGIKMDPSKDDLNDRIITITGTPESIVVAQRIMQTNVRAAYFLMELRQERNSNYMYVFLYACGKSPSL, encoded by the exons ATGAGCTATCAGCCGCCACAACCCGACGCACATCCATCAACAGATCGACCGCCGGCCCTGCTCGATCAGGTTCCCCAAGGGGGACCCGTCGCACCACTCAGACAAGACCTGCGCGACGTaaacgtttcgacgtcgcacaATCCGCTCCCGCTGCCGCAACCACAACCGCATCAGCAGCCTCCAGCGACACTGTCGCCGCTTCAGCAACGACCGCCGCCCCGCAATTTCGGAGACAAGCAGAGTCGCTGGGGCCCCCCGGGAG atcgacgtcgtcctcatggaggcggcggcggccccCCGCCGAAGCGTCGCGAGGAGTTTCGCTATCCGCAAAGCGGTGAAGTCTACTTGCGCTTTCTCATCAACAGCCGC GACGGCGGTGGAATCATAGGAAAG GGCGGTCAGAATATTAAGAGAATGCGAGAGCAG TACAAGGCCCACGTTAACCTCCCTGACTCCTACGGTGCGCCGGAGCG AATTCTCACTGTGGCTCACAACGAGAGCAAAGTCGTGCTTGATATCATGGGAGAAATCATACCCAAGCTCGAGATGCCG gatcgacgcgacgggACCGGTAAACACGAGGTTCAGCTTCTCGTGCCTCAAGACCAAGTGGGAAGCGTCATTGGACGTGCCGGCTTCAGAATCAATGAACTGCGAGAG AAAACCGGTGCCTTTATTAAAGTCTTCTCCGATCCCATGCCGGGATCGACCGAGAGACTTGTCAATTTGCAAG GAGCCCTTCCCCAAATCATAGCCGGAATCCAAAGAATAATTCTAATCCTTCAGGAG TCGCCAGCGAGAGTCGAAACGATGTACTACCAGCCCGGCGTGATCATGGACGGTCCCGCTCCTTATCCAGAATACTTTGACTACGACTACCCTCCGCCTCACATGCCACCGCCGCACCACCACCACGGTCCCGACATGGGcggaccgccgccgctgccgccacatcatcaccatcatcatcatcagtttgcaccgccgccgccgcctggaCCGCCGCTGCACGGTCGCGCTCCCTTTGACGATCATCTCTACCGCGATCAACCGCCTCATGATGGTCCGCCTGGAATGCCTCCCCATCGAAAGCCTCCCGGCGGTGCCCACGGCATGCCG ccGCCCATGCCACGTCAAGCCTATTCTGGATTTGGACCTG ACTTTGTTCCCACTGGGCCTGGAGTGACGACGCAACAAGTGACGATACCCAATGAG CTTGCTGGTGCCATCATTGGAAGAGGTGGCGAGAGAATTAGGCAGACGAG GCAACAATCAAACTGTGGCATCAAAATGGATCCATCCAAAGACGATTTGAACGATAGGATCATCACCATTACCGGCACGCCGGAATCAATTGTCGTCGCTCAGCGTATCATGCAGACGAA CGTTCGAGCT gcTTATTTTCTGATGGAATTAAGGCAAGAGAGAAATTCTAATTACATGTATGTGTTCTTATATGCGTGCGGAAAGAGCCCGTCTTTGTAA